The sequence below is a genomic window from Chaetodon auriga isolate fChaAug3 chromosome 8, fChaAug3.hap1, whole genome shotgun sequence.
CTAACAatggctgcagtgttttaaaaaaacagataattttatgtatttatctcTGTAATCCCACAGAGCATTATTCTTTAActctatatttacatttaagtcatttatctgctcctcttcttcttcttctttttttttttttttaatttcatggtccttattttctctccctcccctgcaTCGTGGCCCAGGGCATGCGGGGAAGAAATGGCTGCAAGTGACAGCCTAATTATCAGCTCCAACTCCGCTCATTACCCATTAGACAATCCACTGTACATCCACTTACTAAATGAATAATTTTGTATATATTATGGAAACACAATATTATGGCCTGCAGCTAACGCCTTTGCGCTAACCTCACGCTGTTTCagtacaaaagaaataaatgggACACCGAGAGGTTATTTAATTTTAGCCCCAAAAGCCAGCTCATGAGAGGATGTCATGTGCAAATGGGGtgcggagggagggagggtgaaaaAGAAATTTACACACCTGCTTTTTTCCACCGCAATATTACCGTGGTTATAGCCAAAGCACGCGTTGTAAGTGAAATCGACAAGAGTCAGTTCGGGCTTCACATGGCTTAATATCAGTCTAATTTCCACAGAGCGACATCTAATGACGCGGGCTGGAGCACTTTTTATCTCCACACATTGTCCTGTTTTATACCGGTCGAGTTCGGgggagatgaaagaaaacagcagaggtgACTGCTCAGTTAATACTGACAGACACGTGAAATGATCACAGTAAAAAGAGGAATTTTCATTCGGCTCTGTTGATTGTTCCTGTTTGAATATGTGCATATTCTGCTGTGTGGAGGGGTGTTAATGTCAGTAAAGGAATGACCTCGCTCTGGTCAACAAAGCCTGCAGTGACCTTTGTTAATTTTTCCTCCACTGCGTGACTGTTTAGCGAAAGGCCACTGAAGTGACAGATTTATGCGCACGGACGCCCCCCCCGCCACAGATATGCTCCAGTCAACGTTTACCAAGCATTTTTTTAAAGCCCTTTTCTGTAATGTTTCAGACTTGTGCATTAATTTGCATAACTATTTGTTCTAATAATTATTTGTATGACCTAATTTGGAGGCGATATCAACCTGATGTGGCTGTAATGAGATTGTAACTCCAAACAGCAAATCATTCATGGCAGATGACTATTTGAAATTGAAAGATGATTTTGGCCCCTAACGAAAAATAGCCGTATTTTTCTTAGAATATTCTCTGTGAACTCAGTGTCATAATATTCCCATAAATAAAGGGATTTCTACTTTTGCTATTTGTATTCTTCTAGAATTTGTGATAGCATAATACACCGAGGTGCACCGGGCTTAAATCAAACTGTAAAGTACACTGCATTGTATGTGATAATACTGTTATAGTACACGTACTTCCATGTGATTTATAGCTCCTCGCAGGGTGAAAGCTGTTTCAAGCTTAAGCAATATAGGACTGGCCTATAGAGGTCGCTGTGATATTGCAAAACAGATGTGCATAAGTCACTCCACAGGTTTAGGCCGCTCGAATAATTCACCGTGTGGAACAGCTCACTTCGCAGCTTACTGTCATTTACAAAAGAGCCCGAACTCAAACAGCGAGGCTTCCTCTGATGGTCCTGGAGTCATTTTAGGACAGACTTTatagagggtttttttttttttttttttccaaccagATAATAGCGTAATAAAAtagtaaagaaaaaaagcagtgtcACATTATGTTGAATATTGTTCAGAATGattcctttctcttttccttttccttttcctatAATATTTCTGTGTACAGGCTCCTGTAAATCAAAAGAAACCgagatagaaaaataaataaataaatacaatgcTCACATCATCTCCCATCACAGCTAATTATTGCACTTTCCCCTTATTATGTTTAAACCCCATTAGGCTGCTGTgttaaatcaatatttgcttttGGTCACCGATTGAGGCCCAAAGAAGCTTCTTTTATCGGCTAATGATCACTATCAGCCTCGGAACAGACAGGACCCCAAAACACTGACCCTGCTCCACGAGGCCGACAATgtcagcccccccacccccttagaaaaaaaaaccccacaaaacCCCCgaaaatattaataatttaTCTCCGAATCgacttctctctctgacagatTAGATTTTAAccatttgattttgtttggaCTGGGCGTTCCCATATTATTACTTAATGACCTTCCCAGCTGCTCCTGTCCATTTTCTGTCACCAGCAACCATCTGGACACTTATTAGCACCTCAATGCATCCACGCTGCTTTCCTCCCAAACTTGAATAAAATTAAGCCTGGTTGCACACTgccaatatattttttttccatcccaTTCCCACCCTTTCTGAAACTGGTAGCGGCCCCACCTTTTCTTTCCAAAGAACTATTTGTACTACTacaaataattacaataatcaGAATcatagtagtagtaataataataatattcataattataaTGATTTAACTGCACGTAGAAAAGAAATATAGGCTGAGGATACTCTTGGGTTTTCTCTATAATTTCATTTAGTTTATTAGGCAAAATATACGATCTGGACAAATTCCTTCAACGCTTCCTATTTACAAATTTAAATCACGTGGTATTTACATTAAAGAAAagacaccaaaaacacaagatagagacaaaaataataattataataataataataataataaagtaaaaagCCTACCAAAGTGGCCCAGCCTGCCTGGgcaaagtggagagagagagttacaTTATAGGCGCGATTATAGGCTACACAACAATAGAGGAagtaatccatccatccacaggATATTACCAAATTACGCCATTTGTTCTGTACCGACTGAATGCTACGCTGCATTGTTATTTCTCACTGTCCTTTTTTAGGGAGTGtagagtcttttttttttctatttttttcttttctttttttttcaagcacgaaaaaaaaaaaatgtcttgatCAAGCCGAGGAGAGCGCAGTGAGGACCCGTTGCGTGGCGTCTTGTGGACTCCTGGCGCTGGAAGGCAGAGAGGATCTGGATGAAGAATAATACAGAAAGGTAGATAAATACCCCCGCCGTGTTTGGACAGCGGCTTTCAATATGCATCTCAAGTGTCTGGCTGAACAGTTTTGATTTGAAACAGACTGCAGTCCCCATCTCCAACCCCTCACATtctctaataataataataataataataataataataataatagtgtgcattaattataattattgtACAACCCGAAAAATTTTTAttgtgtggaaaaaagaaaatcctctttATGTAACCATTGTCAGCATTTATAATTCACTTGTATGCTTGTTATTTCTAAAGGACTGTTGCACAGAGAGAGCTATATGCAACAGTCATATAGAAAGAAGGGGGTACTTTGTAATACTTGAAACAGAGGTAaactctctctcccctctcggTAAGAGCGCTCCCTTGGGCTCCGGGTCTCCCAGGGGTCTTTAGGGAAAGCACACAGCCCAGACAGAGCCCGTTTTACTCGGTGACTTGATAAGTAGCCACACTCTCCCCAGAGGGGAGGAATTAAAGGGGGTGTGGGATGGGAGTCAAGACCCCTGTCACTcgcaaaacaaactgtgttttatttatctttgtttattttattttgtagtgttattattgttttatgtagggaaaaaaaaacagctgccagACATAAACTTGAGCTTTATATCCTGCAATTTGTTGTTATGTTTTGCATCCCTtataattgtatttatttgttgaaTAATTACGGGAGTTAAAATTTCATCAAGAGCTTCGCAATGTCCATGTTCCTGCTTAATTTTagttatttagttattttaatTACTGCTGTTATAGATATTGCTGAGAAAATAAGTCAGAGTCAGTTCATATTTTAATTATTGCGATAATTATAGCATTCTACATTTATAATTTAATATAAGGCTTTTGCTATGACAGTATGTTTCCAACAGCCAACggtaacaaaacaaaacaaacaaacaaaaaaaacttgtctCACCTGTCATGGATGGGACGAAAGGAAGACTTCAGGGTCTGTGTTGGAGGTGAATCAGACCTTACACCATTTTCATGGTCTGAAAGGGAAATGAGCAAGAACACTTTTGAGCACTGGCATGGTGGATTAATGGATAAACCAGAGGCGTATATTTTTTTTGCTAATTTGTATGAACATGTCTAACTAAAAATAACCCCAGTGTTGTTGTACATCCAGTATGTGGACATTGTGCATTTAAGTGCATACATACAGCCTActcctgcatgtgtgcacagtgcTTTGCAATTATATATCAAAAAGAAACAGGCATGAGATGCAGCATTAATGTAATACACACAGGTTGTGTATAAAATGCTTTGCGCTTGCATGTGACGTTCGTGCACACGCACGTGTAGATCGTTCTCCTACCTATGTGCTTGGGACTGTGGGTCTCTGACGGGGCCTTGCTGTCATTgctgagtgctgctgcagctgctaccGGCGACACCACCACTGATgtcggctgctgctgctgctgctgctgctgctgctgggccgGCAagtggtggttgtggtggtggtggtgatggtgctgGTTTACTCCCAGAAACGACCTCACATTCAGCAGGGAGTTCTGGCCCAGGAAAGCCCCATTTGTCCAGTTGTGGAACTTTCCAATCTGGCAAGTGTACAGTCCATGACTGGGGAGGAAGGCCGGGTGGGTCTGGATCTGGTGGTGGGGTGCTGATGAGTGAGTGGTGGCCGCAGGGGCACAGGGGGATGTGGGTTTCTGAGATGAGCTATCTGGACTGGTGGCAGTCTCTGCTAAAGACCATATTTTAGGCTTATTGTTAGACGGGAGAGGAAAGCTCCCGGGTCTATCCGGGGACAAAActctggtgttgttgttgttgccgtCCGAGTTCTCCTTACTCCCTGGGTGAACTGAAATTGTGCTCTTAGATTTGTCAAAGGCCTCATGGGCCTGTAGGGCGAAGGCCCGTCTTCTCTCCAAACTGTCCAACTCTCCACCCGCACCGACACCACCCCTGTGGTCCCTGCTCCCCTCTGTTGATTTATCGTCATCATCCTCGTTGCTTTGATCCCCATCGTTGTCGTCGATTTTGTCTATGTCTATGCTCTCCAAATCaatctcctcctcgtcttcgtTTTTCTCTGCCTCGTCTCCACTGCCGAACAAGTTACCATCCCCATCCTCTTTGCTCCTGCTTCCCCAGGTCACCTTGTTCTCCTTCTTGAGCCTCCTCCTGGCATTGGCGAACCAGGTGGAGACCTGCGTCAGCGTCATTTTGGTGATGATGGCCAGCATGATCTTCTCCCCCTTGGTCGGATATGGGTTCTTCCTGTGCTCATTGAGCCAGGCTTTCAGAGTGCTGGTGCTCTCCCGGGTGGCGTTCTTGGGCCTGGCCGGGTCCCCGTACTGAAACTGGCCGTATGGGTAGAAGGCCGGAGAGGTGTGTGCTGCAAAGCTGGCAGGATGGACACCAGGACTGTCCTTCAGCTCATACTGGGATCCCTTGAAAATAAAGGATAATGTTTTATAACAGTAGGACATTGAATATGCATAATTAGTTTGATACACTGGGTTGTAAAATAAATTCtaggatttttatttatttatttatttattttttacaatgtTTACAATGTAGCTCAAATGCATTACAGCCATTGCATATATCTACAATTCAAACAAGTGAAAATGGcctctattaaaaaaaaaatccaagagTTGCAGATGCACCTGACTGTGAGCTTTCCTCAAATAAGCTTCTCAACTTGCAAAACACCACATGCCATAGGCCTGCGGCACCTGCGCCTGCACAACTCCTCACTCAAAGGCAGAGACCTTTTATTAGCAAGCATTTTTCATACATGACAGTCCAATAACGGAACAAATGAAGCCAACGGGACGACAGAAAGTTCGTTGCATCATCGTGAACGCACATATGGCATGCAAATTGCCAGCCTTTTCACGTGTGCCTGCCAAACTCCCCTCCACACTCCTTAAGTATGTCAAAGCAGTTTTGAAGGCCCGAGTTAAGTTTCCCAGCGTGCCACACTTATACTTTTGTGCCGAGTTTAATCCACCGCCTCGCTTGTATTTGCTTTGGACACAACACTCAAACGCATCATCAGTTCAAGCAACGCATATGTTCGGATTTTAGAAAACAGCTCTTATTTTGAAGCTTTAGCGCAATAGTCACCGCCTGCACTGGCCTGATACACACACTGGCCAACACGTTAACAGACTGCGAGCTGAATATTATCCCCAGGTGTATTTTTGGCCAATAAATATCTAACAATTCTTTCATCAATAAAAATCCACGTGGCGTTCAACCATGACAGAAGGATACGCTGCCGACAAAACAAACCATACATGATTGAAACTTCTTGCATATTTTTAGACTAAGCTTTTGGTCTTTGGTGGAGATTCCTTCCAACgatctgataaaaaaaaaataatctggcCAGGATAAGAAACGAGGAGAAACTTTTTCTTTAGGGCCTACATGGTGCGTGCTCAAACGCACATCTAGGCCATTGCACGGCATTTTTCTTCCgtgaaatgcatttaaaaacagtcTTTCCAACACTATGAGATATCCGCTCGGTGTGTGTGAATTCCatgttttgtttacatgttgtgtGCTTTTACGTGCAATTAAATCATTGCgagtctgatttttttttctctctttttttgtttgtagcAACGGGTCAAACTTTTCTCATTTGTAGCACAGCCAAACAAGACACtgaagggtaaaaaaaaaaaaaaatatccagcAAATAGGACCAATATTTGGCGAtcgatatttaaaaaaaaaaaaatcagacacttgctgcatttacatttcttagccagcctttttttttttttttcacgacAGCCGTGAGGACGTCGAACATAAACAATCGTCAACGCACCgccagacagaaacacaaaaacccCACAGTTATTCTTACCATTTGTGAGAAAAGAGCCAAGTCCGCGCTGGTGTAAGGTAAGAAAGCGCTGTAGTTGTGTGCGTATGGGTTGGCGTACATGCCCAACACCGACGTGACCGCCGCTGCGGTGGCGGACGGACTTCCCCCGATTTCGGTGCTTCCTCCCCGGGACGACGGCGTAAGCACTCCCGGTCTCTCGCTCCCGTACACCGCCTGGGAGGCACTTAGGTACTGCGGGTAGCCTAGCTGGGGGAAAGACATCTCCACCGCCGAGTTGTCGCACAGCTGTATTCGTCCGACAAAACTGCGCGTAAAAAAAGGTGTgcgagaggaaaaaaaaaagaaagaaaagaaaagagaaccCACAGGAGTAAAGGGAAAGTGTTTAAGCCAAAGTCACAGCTACTACAGACATACAGTGGTATGCAGTCAAAACAACCCGCTCTTAAATCTCggcttcctctcttttcttgcGCAAAGTCCGCTGGATGTGATCTGATCAACAATTGCGCTCCGACTGACGCGCCTGGCCCTGAGGTCTCCAGGCTGATCTCTCAGATACAATTTGAAGTTGATGCTTTGATTGGCATCCCCTACTTGAGCCTGCAAGCTCCTCCTCGTTTGGAGCAATGTGGATAATGTGAATAGAGAGTGAGCACATTGGCTGGggcctctctccccccctctctgactctctctctctcgctctctctctctctctctccctctccctctctctctccctctctccccgtGTTTGGACTTATTGTATGTTAAATGTTCAAGCATTAGAGTCCATTCACCGAAGGCTTTGATTGTTGTATGACAACCTGTCTACACGATTTTACAGCTGTCCGACACAGGGGGAAGTAAACCCGTCAGAAGAAGGAACTTACTTTGAATAGATTTAAATTGTAATTAAAGGGGGAAACGCCACTCCGCAGAGGAATTAGTGTTTGGTATCACGGGCTGCTGGTGCGTTTATTTAATTCATAGTGACTAATTTACTCTGAAAGTCTCTTCCTCCAAGTTGGATTTATTCTTTGTAGTGTTCTTCATCTCGTGTCTTCCAAACTTCTGTGCTTGTCAAATCGATATAATagtttaattgtgtttattagGATGACTTATGCTAAAAGAAGTGTTTTaataaaatgaccaaataaataaattatttgcATTTCGGCCATGTGACTGCGATATAagtttaaagattaaaaagctAATTTCAAGACGCTTTTCCTTCAAAAGTCACAGCAGTTTCGGGAAAGCATGCAAATATCTCCATATCATTTATTAattatgtatgtttttattgacttctgttttggtttccttTGATTTATTCATAAAGGTTTAATCAGCCaaattctccctctctctttttctcgccctctctccatctgcacgcGCGCGTGCGTCCGTGTGCCCGCGCGTCCGtccgtgcatgcgtgcgtgtgtatgtgtggacttAAACCAGATTGCTGTTGTCCTTTGTAACAACAGAGCCACTTCACGTTTCCttgtttttgagtgaaaagGAATGAGGAAAAGCCAGGGACAGCTCGAACACCGAGGCGTCAAGCTGGAAAGCCTGCAAGTCCCTGCACGCGCCACAAAAATATTATCTATGCATCTCGAGCCCCTAATTTAATTTAAGTGAGTGCCTTCACTTGCAGCACATtgacttaaaaaataaaaataattagaatGGAGAGTAATTTATCCTCCACCATTCAGAAACATGTTCACTGTGTCTTTTGcattccttaaaaaaaacaaaaaaaaaaaaacttaattacTCTTCcacaaattaataaaaatattttctcttaCAAAACAGGATTTCCAAAGATATAATTCCACAAGAACtgagttgaaaaaaaaaaaaaaaaaatcggatGCTGTAGCTTTTGGTCACCTCCTCTTGAACCGCTTATCCAATTTCCAgctcagaaaaagagaaagggtCGGACTTTAACCTCTACTTTCTTTAGCTGTCCACTCCTGACACAGCCGTGTGGCTCGGAGAGGGGGGGGCGTCCGTGTTTTAGCGGTTCTATTTTGATTTGATTCCTATATCACCCACCTCCCCGAGTCAACGGGGGGTATTCTGTAGATCTAGATTTAATGCCTTAACGACTGAAGCCCAAGAAGTCAGTAGATTTTGATCTGCACCAGATGGCTCCGAGTGGATATTGCCGAGCGCCGAGGATCTGTTAAAAATATCTGAGGGGCACTGATGGTAATCTGGGTAACACATcagaaaggaggggaggaaTGGCAATTGTGATAACCCGCTGGAAATGTGTGCAGGGGGCTAAATATGATGGCTGTGGTGGGCTGGTGGAGGGGGGCTGGGAGTaaggagacagaaaatatgTCTAAATAGAAATCAACATGAGACATTAGACAAAAcgagaaagggaaagaaaaaactaaattgACTTGATGAGCAATATGAAAACGGAAGGCGACGatttaattataataataataacttgaTTAATTATAAACATGATTGCTACCTGAatttgcgtttttttttttctttcatctctaaagaaaactttgtgtgtgtgtgtgtgtgtgtgtgtgtgtgtgtgtgtgtgtgaaaaatagGAATTGACTCCCGGTAAACAATGACACGTGTTGAGGGCAATAAAGCATCACCGTTAACTGATTTATTGGCTCTTGTTAAACTCTCATTACCACCATAAGCTCTTCAGCTTcagcccagagagagagaaaagttcaGCTCCTCTCATCGTCCAGCCCTCTTTTAAACTCGTCCACAACACGTTCGCATTGTGTTTCCTGGAAACAGATGGGCTTTCACCATCTGTATCCGTCGCTGTCTGACGCGcaccacgcacacacgcgcgcacgcacgcacgccgGCCCACGTCATAACTTAACGATTTGTGAACACTCTCTCCCTTTGTAAATCCTCAGGCTGCTCATATTAGATAGTTTTATCATGTAAATCTACAGGAGGCTCTTCATAAGCTGTTATGCCTTAATGGCCTCATTCTAATGAGTCACTCAGGTAGTGGATAAGTTCTTTTTATTGAACAGCCTGTTTTGCACAGtttagatttctttttcttccttacattttaatttccttGATACACGCCTTCTGCAGAAGGACAATACGGCCACGTGTTAATATTGTTTATATGTTATGTGTATTGATGGCAGGGCAACATCCACCCAAGCTGTCACCTTCAAAATCTAAAAGAAAGAGATCAGAGGGCAGTGAAGCCTCTCTGTCCAAATCAAATTTCAAATTTTCTTTATTGGCATGAATGTGACAACAACAATACTGTCCAAACATCAAGAAACAAcgacacaaaataaatacatttcataaaTTTAAACAGCAGTTGCACAGTATCATTAAAGCTtgctctatgtgtgtgtgtatgtgtgtgtatgatttttgtgtgtgtgtctttcttgtgttatattgtgtttgcatgtgtgtatttgtgtgtgtgattgtgtgtgtgtgtgtgtgtgtgtgtgtgtgtgtataaacaaaataatcattaaaGGAACAAATAATGCGACCAATAATAATTGGGATTATTGTCACAGTTATCATTGGGTCTTGTTTTCATGTACCAAATAAATGGTAACAAAATTCAATCATTTAgttacattttgtttaataaatACTTCAGTTTATCAGTTATTCGgttcagaggaaaaaatgaaagctCTCCATTTATGGATTAAAGTTGAAGTTAAAGTTTGACTCTTTCAGAATAGGCTGCAGTGCTTTATAAACCTTATCCATGATTATGTTTAAGAACTGTTGGgaaagtttgttttgttttgtaggaAATGATGCTGTAATGTTTCTTTTACTGTATCCTTTTTCTAAATGTTATATTTTCTTGATAtctgatgaaaacatcagccATAAAATGTCACTTAAAAAAATCCGTCTTGTCCTTTGATAAGCATGTTTATGTCAtttacactttttaaaactAAGATGCTAATGTGGGGTCATGGCAGTGTAGTCTTATAATTCAACCTaattcagtttaattaaaaTCAATATATGCTTGAACTTGGGCCTTTAGGAACTATGCCAACACACAGACCCGAATCACTCCAATAGAAGTCAAAGAGAGTGAACCTGCATTACAATAACATTGGTTATGTTGACTGTTGGCTACCACCGCAGAGGTCAAGGGTGCCTCTGTGAACTAATAACTGTGGTGAAAGATACTCCTTTCCTGCCTCTGGGAGTGCCAAAGTTGAGGAAAGGTTAAGAATCTGCAGAATGTcccttttgtgcttttctcacagATTATCAAATTAAGTGTTGAAACCAAAACTCCTTTTCCCCCTGAAGAGAGGAGATTAGATGAATGTCATCGATATCAGCGGACCATCACAACTGTTGGACCTCTTCCCTTCGACAtcgcacacaaacatgtacgCTCACGCATGGTTCCAACGTACTCCCTGAACTGCGTCAGAGCAACTCAGCTATTTAGCTGTGGGTTACAGTCAGAGGACCACTGGTGTTACTGTGAGACATTTGATACAACGACAACTGCACCACACCTATAGGTAAGGAAACTAGGAATTTCCTGGATAATAAAAGAGGTCTATTCTGGGTATTAGAAGGTCAAGAAGTTTTGCAGTTGACAGCTAAACACTTGGAGGGGTGGTGTTCCCCAGTTTCGATGTGACAAAGAGCTTCTGAGTTCAAATTGTTGCTAAATTTAAAGGTGCTCTGCAGCAGTTGGGTGTGCAGTGCAGTTTCTCCAATAATGTGCATGTTGAGCCCTGCAACAGGTACAAGGTAATAAATAATCTGACTTCAGACGACTAAGGACCCAGGGAGGATATTACTGGAGCCTTCAAATTGACTAGCATTTCAATTCATGCACTTTTCATCCTTTTAAGTACATATCACAGTGTTGATGAGCCCTCAACTTGGTGTATGATGctcaacacacacctgtgtttttaCAACTGCAACCATTACGTATCTCTTAAtgtttgtatatactgtatttaaatgGAAAGAGCATCGCATGGTGTTTGTTTGCTTAAAATGAACTCAATTCAAGCTGGGATTCAACACAACCAGGTGCATCATGTTAAAAACAGGTTCCTCAAGGTCTAACATCACTTTCTAAATGATTGTCCTCCAGAAGAAacaagtgttttgttgtttttctgattcCTTGTTTCAATCCAATTCCAATCCATTGCCAATTATGTTTTTACAAGACACACGCAGACTAGATGACTTTGACATCGGAGACGGGTTTATAGCTTAGGTCACACGTGTTTAGATTTAGGCAACAGAAGCTCTTTGGTGCAAACTGGGAAAAGCTGTTTCTGTTCAATGCTCAAAACGTGAACATGTCCTGTCTTgtgcttcatgttgtgtttttcatcgTTAAACCACAATCTCTCCCTAACCTTTAACCAAAGTGCAGTTATTGCcaaaacataaccataaaaaagtTGATCATGCTTTAGTTGTTGCTGATATTGCATAACAATAACACATAAAAAGTGAGTAGCATGTTGCCAGTAAACATTTTGCAGATCCGTGCGGTATCAACCTTTTACGACTTGACAGATCTGTTTATTAACAGATAATAATGACAAATAATGTCCTCGTTATGCTGATTAAAAAAGCACTCAGGGATACATGAACATTTTACTCAGTGTATTTTCTGTTATGAATTAGTCGtgtacaaatgtttttttctggagaAAGGGTTGAAAAAGTGTCGGTGCATTTAAGGTAACTCTCAGCAGCACTCAGCAGAGTACATTGTCCTGCACTGTAATTCAATAATGACTGCTACTGCAGCAAGGCCACTACTACCACCACTGTTACTGAAGCTACAATGAATATACGACATCAAGACCAAACACTCGGCTGTGACCTCATCACGGTTATCACGATTGAGCAACTCATCCAAATAAGTACCGCTCGCTACCGCATTGACAAAAAGTTGTAGGGAAATCACAGCACTTCATTAAGGTTGACAAGTTTCTTTTAACTCGTTCTGGCTTCTAACTGCATACCGTACAAAAGACAAAAGCCAAGGATCTGACTTTTTTCCTCCCCAAGGGCATTCTCAGGGGTGGGTAATGAACGGGTGGGCCCAGATTTTGATGTGGTTAGGGGCCAAGGGGAGAGAAATGTGAGAAGGGGTGTTAATTGTTTTGGCTCTTTGCTGGGGAAACATATCAACATTAGATCTAATGGAGGTTAAAGACTCTCATTGCCATAGGGGCTGGAGCTAATGAATAGCTATAGCTAGCCaaggagagatagagggagagagcgatGCAGCGAgggggaagaaaaagaggatgCAGCGTTTACTGGCCTTTTAAAGGTTTTAACTGCATGCAGCTGAGTGTTTCATTGCAATATTGATCTAAGGGGATTAACATAAAGAGCTCATGAAagtattttttatataaaatgcatttttttttcagatgcCACATCTAAAATTGTAAGCACAGCTACTCGCAACTACAGTGAGTGACCTCAAGGACAACTTCAACCATGAATTTAGAGAAGAAACGTTTTCCCAATCTCCTCATTTAAAGTaacattgtcattttaatttacCTTCGCTGAATATGAGCGCTTTGGATTTTAAAACCTGTTGCATTTAGATTCACAAATACTGTACAAGTCAGCATACATTTGATCACAACAGCCACGACTGCAAAAGCTAATTAACCATTTTGGCAATTCACAAACTAATTCCATTATACTTGGTATTTAACTTCTCCATGAATAATGAACTGAATTCTAGTGAGCCAACAGGCTGC
It includes:
- the irx1a gene encoding iroquois-class homeodomain protein IRX-1a: MSFPQLGYPQYLSASQAVYGSERPGVLTPSSRGGSTEIGGSPSATAAAVTSVLGMYANPYAHNYSAFLPYTSADLALFSQMGSQYELKDSPGVHPASFAAHTSPAFYPYGQFQYGDPARPKNATRESTSTLKAWLNEHRKNPYPTKGEKIMLAIITKMTLTQVSTWFANARRRLKKENKVTWGSRSKEDGDGNLFGSGDEAEKNEDEEEIDLESIDIDKIDDNDGDQSNEDDDDKSTEGSRDHRGGVGAGGELDSLERRRAFALQAHEAFDKSKSTISVHPGSKENSDGNNNNTRVLSPDRPGSFPLPSNNKPKIWSLAETATSPDSSSQKPTSPCAPAATTHSSAPHHQIQTHPAFLPSHGLYTCQIGKFHNWTNGAFLGQNSLLNVRSFLGVNQHHHHHHHNHHLPAQQQQQQQQQQPTSVVVSPVAAAAALSNDSKAPSETHSPKHIDHENGVRSDSPPTQTLKSSFRPIHDRSSLPSSARSPQDATQRVLTALSSA